The following coding sequences are from one Lycium ferocissimum isolate CSIRO_LF1 chromosome 3, AGI_CSIRO_Lferr_CH_V1, whole genome shotgun sequence window:
- the LOC132048817 gene encoding uncharacterized protein LOC132048817, whose protein sequence is MVADMEDRVYHFVADLGPHLIDNCTTATLQPDMDIFHIQAYTQNLEDRKNQRRMERERDRSYGSAPLRFPGPRFDKSSYFGVSQSSRASGSQYRPASGQVRPPLPRCAQYGRQHAGQCRLGLGACYACGQPGHKMREWPTRVGVGIFQPTGSIAGSSSSIRPPGQGLQTPAGQGRGRSGASSSSGPQHRVYALAGRQDRESSPDVVTDDIMVYSPSEAEHADHLRAVLRVLRDR, encoded by the exons atggtggctgatATGGAGGATCGGGTTTATCATTTTGTGGCTGatttagggccacatttgattgacaATTGTACGACGGCTACATTACAACCGGACATGGATATTTTTCATATACAGGCTTATACGCAGAATCTGGAGGATCGTAAGAATCAGCGGAGGATGGAGCGTGAGCGTGACCGGAGCTATG ggagtgcacctctgCGGTTTCCAGGTCCGAGATTTGACAAGTCTTCTTATTTTGGAGTGAGCCAGAGTTCTCGAGCATCAGGTTCTCAGTACAGACCAGCATCAGGCCAGGTGAGACCACCCTTGCCCCGGTGTGCCCAGTATGGTAGGCAACATGCCGGACAGTGTCGACTGGGATTAGgcgcttgttatgcttgtggtcagccaggccataaAATGAGAGAGTGGCCGACGAGGGTTGGCGTAGGCATTTTTCAGCCTACGGGGTCAATagctggttcatcttcatctatacgccctccaGGGCAAGGTTTGCAGACCCCAGCAGGACAAGGTAGAGGAAGGAGCGGAGCATCTAGCTCGAGTGGGCCTCAACACCGTGTCTATGCCCTAGCCGGTAGACAGGATCGTGAGTCGTCTCCTgacgttgtcacag ACGATATTATGGTTTATTCACCATCAGAGgctgagcatgcagatcatctacgcgCAGTGCTTAGAGTTCTTCGAGATAGATAG